The genomic DNA TGTCACCGGCTCGCAGCAACTCCCGCTCGTCCGCGCCGAGTTCGCGCAGGCTGCTGACGCCGCCGCCGCGCGCGGGGTCGACTGTCAGCTCGTAGAACTCGTTGCGGATGGTGAGGCCCTCGCCGGGCGTCCATCCGGCCACCGAACCCGGGGCGAGCGGGAGTGCCTTGAGGCCCATGCCGGGTACCTCCGGTACGACGACCCGGAGTTGATCGCCCTCGCGTACGGCGGGCAGGGGCAGACCGGTGTCGTCGAGGGGGACCATGCCGGGGTCGGCGACGGTGAGTACGTCCCGCCGGTCCCAGGTCGCCGCGTTGAACACGACCAAGTCTTCTGTGGCGCCCGGGAGTTGGGTGACCTTCTCGGCGATGGCCGCCGTCGCGTCGGCGTGCACCGCCTCCGCCAGGTCGTACAGCTCGCGCCAGCCGGTCATCAGGTCGATGTACACCTGGTCCGACTCGGAGCCGGTGATGGCGTCGTGGTGGGCGCCGTAGACGAGCTGCCGCCAGGCCTTGTCCAACGCGGCGTCCGGGTAGGGGTGTCGGGCGACCAGCGAGGCGAGAGTGGCCCAGGCCTCCGCGTCGGCGAGGAGGGTCTCGCCGTGGCGCTGGGCCTGCTTGGTGTCGATGTAGGAGACGTCCTTGCCGGTGTAGACCGGGTTCATGTCCCGGGTCTGCGGGGACGCCTTGCGGCCCTCCTGGTCCAACTCGGCGCGCACGGCGGCGAAGAAGTCCCGGGGGATTCCGCTGACGAAGCGCGGCCAGACGTAACGGGCGTTCCAGTCCCGGTGGATGTCCATCACCCAACGGCACGGCGGCGCGTAGTCCCCGCCGACCGGGAGCAGCACATTGCGGGTGAGCGCGACCTTCTTGAGCCCTCGGAACAGCTTCAGGGCCGCCGCTTCGGCCTCGGGGAGCGTGGGCGCGTTGTCGATGGCCCAGCCGGCGCCGTAGTGATTGACCATGTAGGCCGTGAGCAGCCCGCGCCCGGACGGGGCGATCCAACTGAACTCGGCCGGGAACTGCATGCGTTGGGGATCGCGCGGTTCCTCGCCGAAGACGGAGAGCGTCGGCCCCCACTGGTGGAACGGCCCGCGCGCCCACGAACTGGAGGACACTCCCGCGTCCGCCATCAGCCCGGGGAACTGCGGGTCGTGCCCGAACGCGTCGAGCTGCCAGGCGGTTTCGGGAGTCGCGCCGAGGATGCCGCGCTGAAAGCCGTCCCCGTACAGGGCGTTGCGTACGGTCGCCTCGGCGCCGGTGAGGTTGGTGTTCGGCTCGTTGTAGGTGCCGCCCATGATCTCGACCCGGCCGGTGCGGATCAACTCCCGTAGGAAGGCCCGCTCTTCCGGGAAGGCGTCCCAGTACGGCTTGAGGTAGTCGACCTCGGCGAGCACGAAGGTGTACGCCGGGTCGCGGCGGGCCAGGTCGCAGTGGGCGCGGACGAGGCTCATGCCGGACTGGCCGCGCGAGTCGAAGGTGCGGGCGGGGAGGCCGGTGGAGGCGGGGTCGTCGGCGACGTCCCAGGTCTCGGTGTAGGCGCCCTGGGTGTTCCACCAGACGGGGTCGTAGTGGAAGTGGCTGACCATGAACATGGTCCAGCCGGGCTCGGCGGCCGTGAACTCGGCGCTGTACGTGGCCAGTTGGTCGCCGTCGGCCGCCGTCACCTCGATCGCGCGCCGCTCGCCGGGCGCGAGGTCGCAGGTCACGGGTATCTCGGCGTGCGCGGTGCCGTCCTCGCCGACGACCGTCTCCGCGCTGCCGTGCAGGCCCGGCCCCTCGACCGTCAGGCGGACCGGCCGGCCGGGGACATGGGCGAGTTCGGCGGCCACCACCTGGAGCGGATGCTCGGCGGTGCCGACGAACAGCTCGGTCGACAGGGCAGCGGTGACACGCATGGGTCTCCTACCAGAGGCTCGGCGGAGCGCCCATCCTGACACCGCGAAGATGATTCAAACAACCATCCCCGCGTAACTTCGGTGGTTCATCCATGCAGACTCGGCCGAGATCACGACCCGGTCTCGGCTCGGATCACCGGCCCCTGCGGGACTTCACCGTGTGCTCCCCGGCGATGTGGTCGGTGAGGGCCAGCGAGGCGCTCGCGCGCTGGTAGGAGAGCTGCGCGATGCGGACGTAGAGGCAGTCGATGAGGACCAGCACGGAGTGGCGGGCGCCGATGATGCCGGTGGGGAAACTTGTCGCCGAGGACGAGGAGATGAGCCGGATGTCGGCGGCGCGGGCGAGCGGGGAGCGCGGGTCGGAGGTGAGGGCGACCGTGGTGGCGCCGCGCTCCTTGGCCAGTTCGAAGGGCTCGAGGGTCTCGCGGGTCGAACCGGAGTGGGAGATGCCGATGGCCACGTCCGCCGGGGTGAGCAGGGCGGCGGAGGTGGCCGCCGCGTGCACCTCGGTCCAGCCGCGCACCGCGCAGCCGATGCGGAACAGCCGGGTCTCGGTCTCCTGCGCGATCGCCCCGCTGCCGCCGGTGCCGTAGACGTCGATGCGCCGGGCGCGGGCGGCGGCGGTGGCCGCGCGCTCCACCGCGTCGAGGTCGATCCGGTCGATGGTCTGCTGCACCGCGCGCAGGTCTGCACTGCCCACGACCTGCACGACCCGCTCCAGATCGTCGTCCGGGGAGATGTCCGGGCCGATCTCGGCGGTGCCCCAGTCGGAGACCTCGCCGCGACCGCGCTCCTGGGCCAGTTCGATCAGCAGATGCTGGTACGAGTCGAGGCCCACCGCCCGGCAGAACCGGGTCACCGTCGCCTGCGAGGTGCCGGTGCGGCGGCCCAGCTCGGCGGCCGAGCAATGGGTGACGGCGGCCGGATCCTCCAGGATCAGCTCGCCGACCTTCCGCAGGGAGCCGGCCAGCCGGGGCAGCTCGGTGCGGATCAGGGTGGTGACGTCTGTCGGGGGCATGTGGAGAAGGTATCAGCCACCCCAGAGGCCATCGATTGAATACCAGGACCGCATATGATTTATTGATTCATTGATCTAGAAAGAACAGGTGGTTTGATCCACCGGTGGGGAGAATCGCGTGTCCGCCGAGTCCGTGAGCGCCGAGACCTTCGCGCGCGAGAGCCTGGCCGTCCTCCAGCACATCACCGAGTCCAGCCGCGAGACCGTGTCCCGCGCCGCCGAACTGATCGCGGACTGCGTCCGCACGGACGGCGTCATCCAGGCCTTCGGCACCGGCCACTCCCAGGCCATGGTCCTCGAACTCGCGGGCCGCGCCGGGGGTTTGGTGCCCACCAACCGCCTGAGCATCGCCGACCTCGTCCTCTACGGCGGCGACGCCCCGAGCGTCCTCGACGACCCGCTGCTGGAGCGGCAGGCCGGAGTCGCCGAGCGCCTCTACGACCTCGCGGCGCCCCGCCCCGAGGATCTCTTCGTGATCATCTCCAACTCCGGTGTGAACAAGGTGATCGTGGAGATGGCCCTGCGTGTGAAGGAGCGCGGGCACCGGCTGCTGGCCATCACCTCGCTCGCCCACACCCGCGCGGTCCCGGCCGGTCACCCGAGCGGCAAGAAGCTCGCCGACCTCGCCGACGTCGTCCTCGACAACGCGGCCCCGCGCGGTGACGCACTCCTCGAACTCCCCACCGGGGGAGCCGTGTGCGCGCTGTCCACGCTCACCGGCGCGATGCTCGTGCAGTTGTCGGTCGCGGAGGCGGCTGCCCGACTGCTCGCCTCGGGGGAGCGCCCGCCCGTATACGTCTCGGCCAATGTGCCGGGCGGCTTCGAGGGCAACCTGGAGCTGGAGGAGCGGTACGCGGGGCGGATTCGCCGTACGGCGAGCTGAGTCGAGGCCTGTGGACGAGCGGCCGGAGCCCCCGGAACCGGGCCGCGACCGCTCGTCGTCACCTGCGCCGCACTCGACGGGAGTCGGACAGGAATTGCTGGAATCACCGAGTGATGCTAGGCGCGGTGAATGCATCATTCAATGGGGGCCAGCCGGTAGTCCGCCCGTGCGGAGCACCGTCGGGCCCTCCTCCGCGATGCGGTCGAGCACGGCCGACGGCAGGCCCTCGTCGGTCACGACGGTGTCGAGCCGGTCCAGCGCGGTCACGTTGAACCGCTCCACCGTGCCCCACTTCGCGCTGTCGGCGAGCAGCGCGACCGAGCCGGCCGCCTCCATCACCGCCTGCCTGAGCAGCACCTTGTCCATCGAGAAACTCGTCACGCCGTGGGACAGGTCCCAGGACCCGGCGCTCAGGAAGGCGAGGTCGAGATTGATCGCGCCGACCGTCCTGGCCGCGAGCGCGTGCGTGCCCGCGGCTGTGCCCGGGACCGGTCCAAGCTCGCCGACTGGGACACCTTCTGGAAGACGGCAGAGGCCAACGAGTGCCGGTGGAAGGACGGTCGGCGGCTGGTTTTCGGCAACCGGACCGACGGGATCACCGCGGACGAGTTCGCTCGTGCGCTGGAGACCCTGACTGCATAGGAGACGGCTCAGTCCCGCCGCGCCACCAGCCGATACGCGTTCGACACCCCCAGCCGGTGCGACAGCCGCTTCACCACGAACCGGTCCAGCAGCGTGCCCAGGATCAGCGCCGGGATCCCCGCGATCAGGACCGCCGCGCGGAGCACACGGGCCAGACCGGTCGGGGGCTTCGGCAGCCAGGGGAGGTCGTCGCGGGGCGCGGCCGTGTCCAGGGCCAGCCAGGTGCCGGCGAGGAGGTCGACCGGGTCGTGCGGCTCCGCGTGCTGTTCGGCCACGACCGTGAAGCCGAGGTCCGTGAGGCGGGCGCGCAGGTTCTCGACCGGGACGAAGTGCAGGTGCTGCGGCTGGAGCCACGG from Streptomyces sp. NBC_01478 includes the following:
- a CDS encoding MurR/RpiR family transcriptional regulator, whose amino-acid sequence is MPPTDVTTLIRTELPRLAGSLRKVGELILEDPAAVTHCSAAELGRRTGTSQATVTRFCRAVGLDSYQHLLIELAQERGRGEVSDWGTAEIGPDISPDDDLERVVQVVGSADLRAVQQTIDRIDLDAVERAATAAARARRIDVYGTGGSGAIAQETETRLFRIGCAVRGWTEVHAAATSAALLTPADVAIGISHSGSTRETLEPFELAKERGATTVALTSDPRSPLARAADIRLISSSSATSFPTGIIGARHSVLVLIDCLYVRIAQLSYQRASASLALTDHIAGEHTVKSRRGR
- a CDS encoding SIS domain-containing protein, whose protein sequence is MSAESVSAETFARESLAVLQHITESSRETVSRAAELIADCVRTDGVIQAFGTGHSQAMVLELAGRAGGLVPTNRLSIADLVLYGGDAPSVLDDPLLERQAGVAERLYDLAAPRPEDLFVIISNSGVNKVIVEMALRVKERGHRLLAITSLAHTRAVPAGHPSGKKLADLADVVLDNAAPRGDALLELPTGGAVCALSTLTGAMLVQLSVAEAAARLLASGERPPVYVSANVPGGFEGNLELEERYAGRIRRTAS